One window from the genome of Panthera leo isolate Ple1 chromosome D3, P.leo_Ple1_pat1.1, whole genome shotgun sequence encodes:
- the B4GALT6 gene encoding beta-1,4-galactosyltransferase 6 isoform X6: protein MLQKQRLEFAFYVIEQTGTQPFNRAMLFNVGFKEAMKDSVWDCVIFHDVDHLPENDRNYYGCGEMPRHFAAKLDKYMYILPYKEFFGGVSGLTVEQFKKINGFPNAFWGWGGEDDDLWNRVHYAGYNVTRPEGDLGKYKSIPHHHRGEVQFLGRYKLLRYSKERQYIDGLNNLIYTPKILVDRLYTNISVNLMPELAPIEEY from the exons ATGCTCCAGAAGCAGAGGCTGGAATTTGCCTTTTATGTCATTGAACAG ACCGGCACACAGCCTTTTAACCGTGCGATGCTCTTCAATGTGGGCTTCAAAGAGGCCATGAAAGACAGCGTCTGGGACTGCGTAATCTTCCACGATGTGGATCATCTACCTGAAAATGACCGAAACTATTACGGTTGTGGAGAAATGCCGCGTCATTTTGCAGCAAAGCTggataaatacatgtatat tCTTCCATATAAAGAGTTTTTTGGTGGTGTAAGTGGACTGACAGTGGaacaatttaaaaagatcaatggttttCCTAATGCcttctggggatggggaggagaagaTGATGACCTTTGGAATAG AGTTCACTATGCTGGATACAATGTAACAAGACCAGAGGGAGacttggggaaatacaaatctattCCTCATCACCATCGAGGTGAAGTCCAGTTTTTAGGACG GTATAAATTACTGAGGTATTCAAAAGAGCGTCAGTACATCGATGGGTTGAACAATTTAATATATACGCCAAAAATACTGGTTGATAGGTTGTATACAAACATATCTGTAAACCTCATGCCAGAGTTAGCTCCAATTGAAGAGTATTAA
- the B4GALT6 gene encoding beta-1,4-galactosyltransferase 6 isoform X5: protein MRGFLNVNVSEISFDEIHQLFSKDLDIEPGGHWRPKDCKPRWKVAVLIPFRNRHEHLPIFFLHLIPMLQKQRLEFAFYVIEQTGTQPFNRAMLFNVGFKEAMKDSVWDCVIFHDVDHLPENDRNYYGCGEMPRHFAAKLDKYMYILPYKEFFGGVSGLTVEQFKKINGFPNAFWGWGGEDDDLWNRVHYAGYNVTRPEGDLGKYKSIPHHHRGEVQFLGRYKLLRYSKERQYIDGLNNLIYTPKILVDRLYTNISVNLMPELAPIEEY, encoded by the exons GGGGATTCCTCAATGTCAATGTAAGTGAAATCAGTTTTGATGAAATTCATCAACTCTTCTCCAAGGATTTAGATATTGAGCCAGGAGGTCACTGGAGGCCTAAAGACTGTAAACCCAGATGGAAG gtggCAGTTCTCATTCCTTTCCGGAATCGCCATGAACatctcccaatttttttcttgcatctgATTCCAATGCTCCAGAAGCAGAGGCTGGAATTTGCCTTTTATGTCATTGAACAG ACCGGCACACAGCCTTTTAACCGTGCGATGCTCTTCAATGTGGGCTTCAAAGAGGCCATGAAAGACAGCGTCTGGGACTGCGTAATCTTCCACGATGTGGATCATCTACCTGAAAATGACCGAAACTATTACGGTTGTGGAGAAATGCCGCGTCATTTTGCAGCAAAGCTggataaatacatgtatat tCTTCCATATAAAGAGTTTTTTGGTGGTGTAAGTGGACTGACAGTGGaacaatttaaaaagatcaatggttttCCTAATGCcttctggggatggggaggagaagaTGATGACCTTTGGAATAG AGTTCACTATGCTGGATACAATGTAACAAGACCAGAGGGAGacttggggaaatacaaatctattCCTCATCACCATCGAGGTGAAGTCCAGTTTTTAGGACG GTATAAATTACTGAGGTATTCAAAAGAGCGTCAGTACATCGATGGGTTGAACAATTTAATATATACGCCAAAAATACTGGTTGATAGGTTGTATACAAACATATCTGTAAACCTCATGCCAGAGTTAGCTCCAATTGAAGAGTATTAA